The Pyrobaculum sp. 3827-6 genome has a segment encoding these proteins:
- a CDS encoding ATPase, T2SS/T4P/T4SS family, whose product MYHVLLKILDCAECRSSCVEKGICDFSPGELPAVLKILSRIYKKTIDDTLDFRYGVLKNINKELALRWTLATVGLAEIAEFLEDEDVEDVALIPGRPIYVTRKRGKENSGKMCEGKAIRAILKIAHLKSVELSTSTPSLRYGLKIGPIRLRISLDLPPIVPLPQAYLRIHRGKITLAQLLRSGFLTEDQLREIYRWVREGRHIVVTGPPGSGKTTLLSALDDLIPGEWQRVYIDEADEFEDDPRKNQIKIRNVNKVKEIYASLNRNIDVIFIGELQYEDHFAAFKTATEIGLQTLATMHSVNIDDAVTRLRRREIDVRNIGIVQLGKRYAGAIERRVVELYAE is encoded by the coding sequence ATGTACCACGTATTGTTGAAAATTCTTGACTGCGCGGAGTGCCGCTCGTCATGCGTCGAGAAGGGAATCTGCGACTTCTCGCCCGGCGAGTTGCCCGCCGTGTTGAAAATACTCTCACGTATATACAAAAAGACAATAGACGACACTCTCGATTTTAGATACGGAGTGTTGAAGAATATAAATAAAGAACTGGCACTGAGATGGACGCTGGCCACGGTCGGCCTTGCGGAGATCGCCGAGTTTCTAGAGGACGAGGATGTCGAGGACGTGGCGCTGATCCCCGGCAGGCCGATATACGTAACCCGCAAGAGGGGGAAGGAGAACAGCGGCAAGATGTGTGAAGGAAAGGCGATAAGGGCCATACTCAAAATTGCCCACCTCAAATCTGTTGAGCTATCCACCTCAACCCCATCGCTGAGATACGGCCTCAAGATCGGCCCCATTAGGCTGAGAATTTCGCTTGATCTCCCGCCGATAGTGCCGCTACCCCAAGCCTACCTGAGGATACACAGGGGTAAGATCACCCTAGCCCAGTTACTGAGATCCGGCTTCCTCACCGAGGACCAGCTCAGGGAGATATACAGATGGGTTAGAGAAGGTAGACACATAGTAGTCACAGGGCCGCCCGGCTCGGGCAAGACCACATTGCTGTCGGCGCTGGACGACCTAATCCCGGGTGAGTGGCAGAGGGTCTACATAGACGAGGCTGATGAGTTCGAGGACGATCCACGGAAAAACCAGATAAAAATTAGAAATGTCAACAAGGTAAAGGAGATCTACGCATCCCTCAACCGCAATATAGATGTAATCTTCATTGGCGAGCTTCAATACGAGGATCACTTTGCCGCGTTTAAAACTGCAACGGAGATAGGGCTACAGACCCTCGCGACGATGCACTCAGTGAATATAGACGACGCGGTTACGCGGCTGAGGAGAAGGGAGATAGACGTCAGAAACATCGGCATTGTCCAGCTAGGCAAGAGATACGCCGGCGCAATAGAGAGGAGGGTAGTAGAGCTGTATGCTGAGTGA
- a CDS encoding Lsm family RNA-binding protein has product MASTLAEASKRFVAELNNVLGREVQVVLSNGEVYRGVLHAVDNQLNIVLANAVNKSGEKFTRVFIMYRYIVHIDSMERRIDMREFAKQAEKIFPGMVKYVEETNTVLIGDKVRVSEIGVEGVGPVAERAKRLFEEFLKSQGFT; this is encoded by the coding sequence ATGGCGAGCACACTGGCGGAGGCCAGCAAGCGATTCGTCGCAGAGCTCAACAACGTATTAGGCAGAGAGGTGCAGGTGGTGCTTTCAAACGGCGAGGTGTACAGAGGCGTGCTACACGCCGTGGACAACCAGCTGAACATCGTCCTCGCAAACGCCGTGAATAAATCCGGCGAGAAGTTCACTAGAGTCTTCATAATGTATAGATACATCGTCCACATAGACAGCATGGAGAGGCGCATCGACATGAGAGAATTCGCCAAACAGGCGGAGAAGATATTCCCAGGCATGGTGAAGTACGTAGAGGAGACCAACACAGTCTTGATAGGCGACAAAGTCCGGGTTAGCGAAATCGGCGTAGAGGGCGTGGGGCCGGTGGCGGAGCGGGCAAAGAGGCTATTCGAAGAGTTTCTAAAATCCCAGGGATTTACCTAG
- a CDS encoding ribbon-helix-helix domain-containing protein, with the protein MEAERAVLTTVTLPASLVKKVDKLVSRGFFPNRCEAVRYAVEKLLEKYEGSLD; encoded by the coding sequence ATGGAGGCCGAGAGGGCGGTCTTGACCACCGTCACACTTCCCGCGTCTCTTGTAAAAAAAGTTGATAAGCTTGTCTCCAGGGGGTTTTTTCCAAATAGATGTGAGGCTGTGCGGTATGCTGTGGAGAAGTTGTTGGAAAAGTACGAGGGATCCCTAGATTAG
- the thsB gene encoding thermosome subunit beta encodes MSQAVLTQIGGVPVLVLKEGTQRAFGKEAVRLNIMIARAIAEVMRTTLGPKGMDKMLIDSLGDITITNDGATILDEMDVQHPIAKLLVEISKSQEEEAGDGTTTAVVLAGALLEEAEKLLEKNIHPTVIVSGYKKALDVAAEHLRKSAVPVNRSDVDTLKKIAMTSMGGKISETVKEYFADLAVKAVLQVAEERNGKWYVDLDNIQIVKKHGGSLLDTQLVYGIVVDKEVVHAAMPKRVVNAKIALLDAPLEVEKPEIDAEIRINDPTQMRAFLEEEEKILRGYVDKLRSLGVTALFTTKGIDDIAQYYLAKAGILAVRRVKRSDIEKLVRATGARLVTSIEDLTEADLGFAGLVEERRVGDEKMVFVEQCKNPRAVSILVRGGFERLVDEAERNLDDALSVVADVVEDPYILPAGGAAEIEAAKAVRAFATKVGGREQYAVEAFARALEAIPKALAENAGLDPIDILTELTHKHEQGDGWRYGLDVYQGKVVDMVSLGLIEPLTVKLNALKVAVEAASMILRIDEIIAASKLEKEKEEKKEEKKEEFD; translated from the coding sequence ATGAGCCAGGCAGTGTTAACCCAAATTGGCGGCGTCCCGGTATTAGTGTTGAAGGAGGGTACCCAGAGGGCGTTTGGAAAGGAGGCTGTTAGGCTGAATATCATGATCGCCAGGGCTATTGCCGAGGTTATGAGAACTACCCTCGGCCCGAAGGGCATGGATAAAATGCTCATCGACTCGCTCGGCGACATCACGATAACTAACGACGGCGCCACCATCCTCGACGAGATGGACGTACAGCACCCCATTGCCAAACTGCTTGTCGAGATTTCAAAGTCGCAGGAGGAGGAGGCTGGCGACGGCACCACCACAGCTGTGGTCCTCGCCGGCGCGTTGCTGGAGGAGGCTGAGAAGTTGCTTGAGAAGAACATCCACCCGACGGTGATTGTGAGCGGCTACAAGAAGGCTCTCGACGTCGCCGCCGAGCACCTCCGCAAGTCGGCGGTTCCCGTAAACCGTAGCGATGTCGACACCTTGAAGAAGATCGCCATGACGTCGATGGGCGGGAAGATCTCGGAGACTGTGAAGGAGTACTTCGCCGACTTGGCTGTGAAGGCGGTGTTGCAGGTCGCCGAGGAGAGGAATGGCAAGTGGTATGTGGATCTTGACAATATCCAGATTGTGAAGAAGCACGGCGGCTCTCTGCTAGATACGCAGTTGGTCTACGGGATTGTTGTCGATAAGGAGGTTGTCCACGCCGCTATGCCTAAGCGTGTTGTAAATGCCAAGATTGCGTTGCTGGACGCGCCTCTGGAGGTAGAGAAGCCGGAGATAGATGCGGAGATTAGGATAAACGACCCGACTCAGATGAGGGCGTTTCTAGAGGAGGAGGAGAAGATACTCAGAGGCTATGTTGATAAGCTGAGGTCCCTCGGCGTCACGGCGCTGTTCACCACTAAAGGTATTGACGACATTGCGCAGTACTACCTAGCCAAGGCGGGTATCCTCGCCGTGAGGAGGGTGAAGCGTAGCGACATTGAGAAGCTAGTGAGGGCCACCGGGGCCAGGCTAGTCACAAGTATTGAGGACTTGACCGAGGCGGATCTGGGCTTCGCCGGCCTGGTGGAGGAGAGGCGCGTCGGGGATGAGAAGATGGTGTTTGTGGAGCAGTGTAAGAACCCGAGGGCTGTGTCCATCCTAGTGAGAGGCGGCTTCGAGAGGCTTGTTGACGAGGCTGAGAGGAACCTCGACGACGCGCTTTCCGTGGTGGCCGACGTCGTAGAGGATCCGTATATACTGCCCGCGGGCGGCGCGGCGGAGATCGAGGCGGCTAAGGCCGTGAGGGCCTTCGCCACCAAGGTCGGAGGGAGGGAGCAGTACGCAGTGGAGGCCTTTGCAAGAGCTCTGGAGGCTATTCCAAAGGCCCTCGCCGAGAACGCAGGTCTCGACCCAATTGACATACTGACTGAGCTGACTCACAAACATGAGCAGGGCGACGGCTGGAGGTACGGCCTAGATGTGTACCAGGGCAAGGTCGTGGATATGGTCTCCCTGGGCTTGATAGAGCCTCTCACAGTTAAGCTAAACGCGTTGAAGGTGGCGGTGGAGGCCGCCTCAATGATTCTCAGAATTGACGAAATCATAGCCGCCAGCAAGCTAGAGAAGGAGAAGGAGGAGAAGAAAGAAGAGAAGAAGGAGGAGTTCGACTAA
- a CDS encoding ubiquitin-like small modifier protein 1 yields the protein MKIRVKFLAILFDLTGVLKTEVEVPDGVTVRKLIDILNERFPKLKSELLQNGDQLRPMYNVLVNGRAVEWLRGLDTELKDGDEVVFIPPAAGGYFEQGSHTAYSPQP from the coding sequence GTGAAAATCCGGGTTAAGTTCCTCGCCATACTCTTCGACTTAACGGGGGTGTTGAAGACGGAGGTCGAGGTCCCCGACGGCGTCACGGTTAGGAAACTCATCGATATATTAAATGAGAGGTTCCCCAAACTTAAGTCCGAGTTGTTGCAGAACGGCGACCAGCTGAGGCCTATGTACAACGTCTTGGTTAATGGCAGGGCTGTGGAGTGGCTCAGGGGCCTCGACACGGAGCTTAAAGACGGCGACGAGGTGGTGTTTATACCCCCCGCCGCGGGGGGCTATTTTGAACAGGGGTCCCACACAGCGTATTCACCGCAGCCGTAG
- a CDS encoding flavin reductase family protein produces MCERSPLPTPVLVIVASGHGAVVGWPLVIPGDQPLVGFPLHKARKTLQVVREARVFSINLVRDAEKAYEIFGKPGERKLERWGKVAECKVLPCQRLSDASRVVECIYSHEVEVGDHVVVFCRAVASYGCGEYAVWDPCSK; encoded by the coding sequence GTGTGCGAACGCTCCCCCCTCCCCACCCCCGTCTTAGTGATTGTGGCCTCTGGCCACGGGGCAGTGGTGGGGTGGCCTCTGGTAATACCCGGCGACCAGCCTCTCGTGGGGTTTCCTCTGCATAAGGCTAGGAAGACGCTCCAGGTGGTTAGAGAGGCGCGCGTCTTCTCTATCAACCTGGTTCGAGACGCCGAGAAGGCCTACGAGATATTCGGCAAGCCGGGGGAGAGGAAGCTGGAGAGGTGGGGCAAAGTAGCCGAGTGCAAAGTCCTGCCCTGTCAGAGGCTGAGCGACGCCTCGAGAGTTGTGGAGTGTATATACAGCCACGAGGTTGAGGTAGGCGACCACGTAGTGGTTTTCTGTAGAGCAGTCGCCAGCTACGGCTGCGGTGAATACGCTGTGTGGGACCCCTGTTCAAAATAG
- a CDS encoding DEAD/DEAH box helicase — protein sequence MVFHLLHPELREAIRELGYTEPTPAQAAGIPRILSGAHILLIAPTGFGKTEAALFPIFSRLLEAGPGPGVRCLYITPLRSLNRDLLRRLVSLSERVGLSIGVRHGDTPEGERRLLASRPPDVLITTPETLQILLLHKRFRQSLRNVRFVVVDEVHELVNSKRGVQLAVGLERLVELAGEFQRVGLSATVGSPGLVAAFLGGDREVEVVDVSGEKRLEIEVVLPTPVDEDYIEAEKFDATPEAVARVKKVAEYVKSARGSVLVFTNTRDGAEFLASRLKFVMGDVVDVHHSSLSREHRVAVEERLKRGGLKAVVATSSLELGIDVGEVDLVVQYGSPRQMSKLVQRVGRSGHRLGLVSRGVVVASDVEDYLESEVITEWASGGVLERDVEYHENALDVLLHQVVGIVLEARLEEREVDVGYVARVVKRAHPYRNLTEEDIRLVLDFAERHGLMRGMRPRRGSIRYYFENVSTIPDEKSYRAVDDTTGRVVGELDREFVYSIEPGTKIVLSGRVWTFARREGDVVYLYPDYDVTGALPAWLGEQIPVPYEVAQEVCRRRAEVLRRSLSGEDELPVDTEGLTPDLIPEPGRLHIHVVENRYAVVHSCLGHKGNEALGAYLSHALSGYVGPVGYRSDAYRVLLIFREFVPVQALEEVFKKPQSFVYTTIRNAVRSSKMFRYRFLQVARRVGLVSKDAEDVPAKLPEVYADDLPGVEALNELFVERLDVKALTELLGRVSSGELPLVVRRLGRPTALEKPILEEALRLDFSFRGLSRESLADLARRRILNKYVTLLCLNCGWVYASRASMLPEDVQCQRCGVRALAVVKNVDLEKARLVVNKFKIRQRLGPDERRVLENLQLSASLVLEHGRLGVLVQLAHGVGPKTAVKILNKFFEGADLWAAIIDAEKQFAATRAFWD from the coding sequence GTGGTTTTCCACCTCCTACACCCAGAGCTACGAGAGGCGATTAGAGAGCTGGGCTACACAGAGCCCACGCCGGCGCAGGCGGCTGGCATCCCCAGAATTTTGAGCGGGGCGCACATCCTCCTCATCGCGCCGACGGGATTCGGCAAGACCGAGGCGGCGCTGTTCCCGATTTTTTCTAGGCTTCTTGAGGCAGGGCCTGGGCCCGGGGTTAGGTGTCTATACATCACGCCGCTGAGGTCGCTGAACCGCGACCTGCTTCGCCGCCTTGTTTCCCTCTCCGAGAGGGTGGGGCTGTCTATAGGCGTGAGGCATGGGGACACTCCTGAGGGCGAGAGGAGGCTGTTGGCGTCGAGGCCGCCTGACGTCCTCATCACGACGCCGGAGACGTTGCAAATTCTGCTTCTGCATAAGCGGTTTAGGCAGAGTTTGAGAAATGTGAGGTTTGTCGTAGTTGACGAGGTCCACGAGCTTGTGAATAGTAAGAGGGGGGTCCAGCTGGCGGTTGGGCTAGAGCGGCTGGTGGAGCTCGCGGGGGAGTTTCAGCGGGTTGGCCTCTCGGCGACTGTGGGCTCGCCGGGGCTGGTGGCGGCCTTCCTGGGTGGGGACAGGGAGGTGGAGGTTGTCGACGTTTCGGGGGAGAAGAGGTTAGAGATTGAGGTGGTTCTGCCGACGCCTGTCGACGAGGATTATATAGAGGCTGAGAAGTTTGACGCGACGCCTGAGGCGGTGGCACGTGTTAAGAAGGTGGCGGAGTACGTCAAATCCGCGAGGGGCTCCGTCTTGGTTTTTACTAATACTAGAGACGGGGCCGAGTTTCTCGCCTCTCGACTTAAGTTCGTCATGGGCGACGTGGTGGATGTGCACCACTCGTCGCTCTCCAGAGAGCACAGAGTGGCTGTGGAGGAGAGGTTGAAGAGGGGCGGGCTGAAGGCTGTGGTGGCCACCTCCAGCCTGGAGCTGGGGATTGACGTGGGGGAGGTGGATTTGGTGGTGCAGTACGGCTCGCCGAGGCAGATGTCTAAGCTTGTGCAGAGGGTGGGCCGTAGCGGCCATAGGCTGGGGCTAGTGTCTAGGGGCGTCGTCGTGGCGTCGGACGTGGAGGACTACCTCGAGTCTGAGGTGATTACAGAGTGGGCGTCGGGTGGAGTTCTTGAGAGAGATGTGGAGTATCATGAAAATGCGCTTGACGTCTTGTTGCATCAAGTTGTGGGTATTGTGCTGGAGGCGAGGCTGGAGGAGAGGGAGGTAGACGTTGGCTACGTGGCGAGGGTGGTGAAGAGGGCGCATCCCTATAGGAACTTGACTGAGGAGGATATCCGACTGGTGCTGGACTTCGCCGAGAGGCATGGCTTGATGAGGGGGATGCGGCCGAGGAGGGGTAGTATCCGTTACTATTTTGAAAATGTCTCGACTATCCCTGACGAGAAGAGCTACAGAGCTGTGGATGACACTACTGGGAGGGTAGTTGGGGAGCTGGATAGAGAGTTTGTATACTCCATAGAGCCGGGCACGAAAATTGTCTTGTCCGGCCGCGTGTGGACGTTCGCCAGGCGCGAGGGCGACGTGGTGTACCTATATCCCGACTACGACGTCACCGGGGCCCTCCCGGCGTGGCTTGGCGAGCAGATCCCAGTGCCTTACGAGGTGGCTCAGGAGGTCTGCAGGCGGCGTGCCGAGGTTCTCCGCAGATCGCTCAGTGGCGAGGATGAGCTTCCAGTAGACACAGAGGGGCTCACCCCAGACCTAATTCCAGAGCCAGGGAGGTTGCACATCCACGTAGTTGAGAATAGATATGCGGTTGTCCACAGCTGTCTTGGGCACAAGGGCAACGAGGCGCTTGGGGCGTATCTCTCCCACGCGCTTTCCGGCTACGTGGGGCCTGTGGGGTATAGATCCGATGCGTATAGAGTCCTCCTAATCTTTAGGGAGTTCGTACCCGTGCAGGCTTTGGAGGAGGTGTTTAAAAAACCACAGTCTTTTGTATACACCACAATTAGAAACGCTGTGAGGAGCTCGAAGATGTTTAGATATAGATTTCTACAGGTGGCTAGGCGGGTTGGCCTAGTGTCGAAAGACGCCGAGGACGTGCCGGCCAAGCTTCCAGAGGTGTACGCCGACGACCTCCCGGGGGTGGAGGCTCTAAACGAGTTGTTTGTAGAGAGGCTGGATGTCAAGGCGCTTACGGAACTGCTCGGGAGGGTGTCCAGTGGAGAGTTGCCTCTAGTGGTGAGGAGGCTGGGGAGGCCTACGGCGTTGGAGAAGCCCATCTTGGAGGAGGCGTTGCGTCTCGACTTTTCCTTTAGGGGCTTGTCGAGGGAGTCTCTGGCCGACTTGGCGAGGAGGAGGATTTTGAATAAATACGTCACGTTGCTGTGTCTAAACTGCGGCTGGGTCTACGCCTCTAGGGCGTCTATGCTTCCGGAGGATGTACAGTGCCAGCGCTGTGGCGTGAGGGCGCTGGCGGTTGTTAAAAACGTAGATTTGGAAAAGGCGAGGCTTGTGGTTAACAAGTTTAAAATTAGGCAGAGGCTGGGCCCCGACGAGAGGAGGGTTTTGGAGAACCTGCAGCTAAGCGCCTCCCTCGTCTTGGAACACGGCAGGCTGGGCGTGTTGGTCCAGCTAGCCCACGGGGTTGGGCCTAAAACCGCGGTGAAAATATTAAACAAGTTTTTCGAGGGGGCCGACCTCTGGGCGGCTATAATAGACGCGGAAAAACAGTTCGCGGCAACCAGGGCTTTCTGGGACTAG
- a CDS encoding iron-sulfur cluster loop translates to MAAIDVDTAEAVANILRSLEVKRDSYTDQRFYPPPSDAVEDQAAYFVSMVAVDHRTSLWEPFEGVIEGEFFHGADALYRLGRLAYDKGFFKARKLAELTPAEAEPLFTLGGRRLWDFHTRVLLLRDVGKKAAARGGFEALISVDSVKKLRDALSSFRAYEDPVGKKVMLLAKFLEGRGLASFKDSAEADVPVDNHLSRVAYRLGIVEIDFSFLESGVEVTREEDIRLRELVKTAWRIVAKFAELHPFALDDFLWGFGRKICRREGPQCGVCPFREVCRARKLGRYPPEHLHLLTWYY, encoded by the coding sequence GTGGCGGCGATAGATGTCGACACGGCCGAGGCCGTAGCCAACATCCTCAGGAGTCTAGAGGTAAAGCGAGATAGCTACACGGACCAGAGGTTCTACCCCCCTCCCAGCGACGCCGTCGAGGACCAGGCCGCCTACTTCGTCTCCATGGTGGCTGTAGACCACCGCACAAGTCTATGGGAACCCTTCGAGGGAGTGATAGAGGGCGAGTTTTTCCACGGCGCCGACGCCCTATACCGCCTAGGCAGGCTTGCATACGACAAAGGGTTTTTCAAGGCGAGGAAACTAGCCGAGCTGACGCCAGCGGAGGCGGAGCCCCTCTTCACCCTGGGCGGGAGGAGGCTGTGGGATTTCCACACCCGGGTCCTCCTTCTGAGAGACGTCGGAAAGAAGGCGGCGGCGAGAGGCGGGTTCGAGGCCCTCATCTCTGTAGACAGTGTAAAGAAGCTCCGAGATGCCCTCTCCAGCTTCAGAGCTTACGAAGACCCGGTGGGTAAGAAGGTCATGCTCCTCGCAAAATTTCTCGAGGGTAGGGGCCTGGCGAGCTTCAAAGACTCGGCGGAGGCCGACGTACCGGTCGACAACCACCTAAGTAGAGTGGCGTATAGGCTAGGAATTGTGGAGATAGACTTCAGCTTTCTGGAAAGCGGCGTGGAGGTGACGCGGGAGGAGGACATAAGGCTGAGGGAGCTGGTGAAAACCGCGTGGAGGATCGTGGCGAAGTTCGCCGAGCTACACCCCTTCGCCCTTGACGACTTCCTCTGGGGCTTCGGCAGGAAAATCTGCAGAAGAGAAGGGCCGCAGTGCGGGGTCTGCCCCTTTAGAGAGGTCTGCAGGGCTCGTAAACTGGGCAGATACCCGCCTGAACACCTCCACCTATTGACGTGGTACTACTAG
- a CDS encoding FumA C-terminus/TtdB family hydratase beta subunit codes for MPTYYLKTPLTSEEVSKLRVGDTVYVTGVVISARDSAHKRMLEYVERGDRLPADLRGGVIYHAGPVARKRDGTWEILSMGPTTSARMEAFEADVIEKLGVKLVVGKGGMGRKTAEAMRRHVAAYAIFTGGAGVLAAKAIKRVVDVHWLDLGIAEAMWVLEVENFGPLTVMIDPTGRNYYDELREAARAKIPEILSAIEWPH; via the coding sequence ATGCCTACGTACTACCTAAAGACGCCTCTCACGTCTGAGGAGGTTTCTAAGCTAAGGGTTGGAGATACGGTGTACGTCACAGGGGTGGTGATCAGCGCAAGAGACTCGGCGCATAAGCGGATGCTGGAGTACGTGGAGAGAGGCGACAGACTCCCGGCGGATCTGCGGGGTGGGGTTATCTACCACGCGGGGCCCGTGGCTAGGAAGAGAGACGGTACGTGGGAAATCTTGAGCATGGGGCCAACCACCTCTGCACGTATGGAGGCGTTCGAGGCCGACGTGATAGAGAAGCTCGGCGTCAAGCTTGTGGTGGGTAAAGGCGGCATGGGGAGGAAAACGGCGGAAGCCATGAGGAGGCATGTGGCGGCCTACGCCATATTCACGGGCGGCGCCGGGGTCCTCGCAGCCAAGGCGATTAAGAGGGTGGTAGACGTCCACTGGCTTGACTTAGGCATCGCAGAGGCCATGTGGGTGCTGGAGGTGGAGAACTTCGGCCCCCTCACAGTGATGATCGACCCGACGGGTCGAAACTACTACGACGAGTTAAGAGAGGCGGCGAGGGCAAAGATACCAGAAATCCTCTCTGCAATTGAGTGGCCTCATTAG
- a CDS encoding 6-carboxytetrahydropterin synthase: protein MRTCVEVRGSISVAHRPAFSPAWGRVHGHDYHITAGFCRDGYHELVADAAEIGEKFREVLARLDGRYLASSSESTPFGGGEVYVVPCGLAGVSGECLARHIAELIGATWVRVCESGLGSPCFYFER, encoded by the coding sequence ATGCGTACATGTGTCGAGGTGAGGGGAAGCATCTCCGTGGCCCATAGGCCTGCTTTCTCGCCGGCTTGGGGGCGTGTTCACGGCCACGACTACCACATCACTGCTGGTTTCTGTAGAGACGGCTACCACGAACTGGTTGCGGACGCCGCCGAGATCGGGGAGAAGTTTAGAGAAGTTCTAGCCAGGTTGGACGGCAGGTACTTAGCATCTAGCTCCGAGTCCACGCCGTTCGGCGGGGGCGAGGTCTACGTAGTGCCCTGCGGGCTGGCGGGGGTCAGCGGGGAGTGTCTGGCGAGGCACATAGCCGAGTTGATCGGGGCTACGTGGGTTAGGGTGTGCGAATCCGGCTTGGGGTCGCCTTGCTTCTATTTCGAGAGATAA
- a CDS encoding fumarate hydratase — translation MLEQILLKVAKDAIIRASIGPAFDVNNALKRAHEAEEGEAARIQLSAILKNIELSTSEKIAVCQDTGFPTFYIKLGDGFPLRSRIYDVLTQAVREVTKELPLRPNTVHPFSERNPGDNTGIGAPWFDVELFNGDYLEFYYVPKGGGTELPSKAFTLPPGVAMRELPRLVLEAVVDAGPMPCPPVIVGVGIGPSVDIAAKLAKRAATIRPVGSRHPEPEIAKMEGELLRAINKLGMGVHGVGGKVTALDVHIEYVYRHPATFSIGIVFSCWATRRAGARVYPDGRYELI, via the coding sequence ATGCTTGAGCAAATCCTCCTCAAAGTTGCTAAAGATGCGATTATACGCGCTAGCATCGGCCCCGCCTTTGATGTAAACAACGCGCTTAAGAGGGCCCACGAGGCGGAGGAGGGCGAGGCCGCCCGGATACAGCTAAGCGCCATATTAAAAAACATAGAGCTATCCACCTCGGAGAAAATCGCGGTCTGTCAAGACACGGGTTTCCCAACTTTCTACATAAAGCTCGGCGACGGCTTCCCCCTCAGAAGCAGGATATACGACGTACTAACCCAGGCGGTGCGAGAAGTCACCAAAGAGCTCCCCCTGAGGCCTAACACGGTGCACCCCTTCAGCGAGAGGAATCCAGGGGACAACACGGGAATCGGCGCGCCTTGGTTCGACGTGGAGCTCTTCAACGGCGACTACCTAGAGTTCTACTACGTGCCGAAGGGAGGCGGCACGGAGTTGCCGAGTAAAGCCTTTACACTACCCCCCGGCGTCGCCATGAGGGAGCTACCGCGCCTGGTGCTGGAGGCCGTCGTAGACGCGGGGCCTATGCCGTGTCCCCCGGTGATAGTGGGCGTCGGTATAGGGCCCTCCGTCGACATAGCGGCTAAGCTGGCTAAAAGAGCCGCAACCATTAGGCCCGTCGGCTCGAGGCACCCAGAGCCGGAAATTGCAAAAATGGAGGGGGAGCTCCTCAGGGCGATTAACAAGCTCGGGATGGGGGTACACGGCGTGGGCGGGAAGGTCACAGCTCTCGACGTACATATCGAATACGTATACCGCCACCCAGCCACGTTCTCCATCGGCATCGTGTTCTCCTGCTGGGCCACGAGACGGGCCGGGGCCAGGGTCTACCCAGACGGCCGCTACGAGCTAATCTAG
- a CDS encoding TFIIB-type zinc ribbon-containing protein — MNCPYCKSENIVLVDGEYVCKDCGSVIGPEVVPPRVKQISVVTLKRRVALILLEKETKESVKKRYGEVVEFYVTKVASELGRGDVAKVAMEMFRKLDKRIYQGKSPRVIAAALSYLAAELIGFYVHKQVIAKILGVSKFSIRDTASRLRRYVPRIVENS, encoded by the coding sequence GTGAACTGTCCATACTGTAAGTCGGAAAATATAGTATTAGTAGATGGTGAATATGTTTGTAAAGACTGTGGTAGCGTCATAGGGCCAGAGGTGGTGCCGCCTCGCGTCAAACAGATCAGCGTTGTAACTCTAAAGCGCCGCGTCGCGCTTATTCTACTAGAGAAAGAGACTAAAGAAAGCGTGAAGAAGCGCTACGGCGAAGTGGTGGAGTTCTACGTCACCAAAGTTGCAAGTGAGCTAGGTAGGGGAGATGTGGCTAAGGTAGCCATGGAGATGTTTAGAAAACTAGACAAGAGGATCTACCAGGGGAAATCTCCCAGAGTGATAGCGGCGGCCCTCTCCTACCTAGCGGCTGAGCTGATAGGCTTCTACGTACATAAGCAAGTTATTGCAAAAATTTTGGGGGTTAGTAAGTTCAGTATAAGAGACACCGCGTCGCGCCTCCGTAGATATGTACCACGTATTGTTGAAAATTCTTGA